The sequence CCCCTCAGAGCGCTGTCCAAAGATTCGGAGTTTCGCCAGAAATTAAATGCGGGGAAAGAGGCAGTTGAGGCAGAGAACTGGGCGGATGCAGAGCAGTTTTTTCTGGAGGCGTATGATTTGTATCCAGATTATGCAGCGGAGGATGCGCCCTTGCGCCTATGGGTGGATGCCGGTGCTGTGCGCGGTGATTCGGAGTGGTATCGCAGTGCATTAAAAAAGCTCGTTGGATGGGATGCGATGGCGCATGAAGCCTGTCTGACTTTGAGTGGATTTTATGTGAAGGATAGAGACTGGGCGGCTGCGCGTGCCGTGCTGGATCGGGCATTGGCTGTGCGTCCTTTTCAGGTTGAGATACTGACGCGAAGTGCCGAGGTTCACGAGATGCTGGAAGACTGGGATGCGGCTATCGCGGATTGGCGTCGGCTTATTTATCTGGATGTACCGGGGCGTGCCGAGCACCGGCTCAATCTGGCGGAGGCGCTCGCAAAAAAGGGCGAGTTTGTGGCAGCAAAAGCCGAGGTGCTCGCGCTGTTGGAAACCATGCCGCATTTTTGGGATGCGCAACAGCTGTTGTTGCAATTGGTGGAGGCAAAAGTATCCGCAGATGAACGCAGATGAAAGGTGAGGAGTTGGGGATTGGGACTGATTTGGAGATTTCACAATGCGAATTGTTATAGCGTGTTTGTTGGTGCTGTTGATGCCCGAGTGGGATGTCGATGCTCAGGTTGGACGCAGACGTCGAGGTCATATTGAGCGAATGGAGCGCGATATTTTTCCGGGTAATACGTTTACGTTTTGTCGTATCGAGTATTCGAATTATACGGGCGATGATGATTGGGGGTATCGGCGGCGACGGGGCAGTTGGGCGGTGGATTATCCCGAGTCGGATGTGAATTTTTCTCTGCGTTTGTCTCAAATTACAACGCTCAATGTGAATCGCACAGAAGATGGGCAGTTTAAGCACGTGGTCGTGCGTCTCGATGATCCCGAGGTGTTTAAGTATCCGTTTATTTATATGCTCGAGGTGGGACGGATGGCGCTGAGTGTGTCCGAGCAGGAGGGGTTGCGCGATTATTTGTTGCGCGGTGGTTTTTTGCTGGTGGATGA comes from Gemmatimonadota bacterium and encodes:
- a CDS encoding DUF4159 domain-containing protein, producing the protein MRIVIACLLVLLMPEWDVDAQVGRRRRGHIERMERDIFPGNTFTFCRIEYSNYTGDDDWGYRRRRGSWAVDYPESDVNFSLRLSQITTLNVNRTEDGQFKHVVVRLDDPEVFKYPFIYMLEVGRMALSVSEQEGLRDYLLRGGFLLVDDFWGDDAWRNWEYEIAQVLPPDEFPLVDIPLDHELFHIVFDIKEVPQVPGLGSFWDWQSTGITYEGWAGRYDQYGSEAHCKGIFDRDGRLMVVVMHNTDLGDGWEREGENYEYFRNFSAPKAYPMGINIVVYAMTH